One stretch of Brachyhypopomus gauderio isolate BG-103 chromosome 10, BGAUD_0.2, whole genome shotgun sequence DNA includes these proteins:
- the tm7sf2 gene encoding delta(14)-sterol reductase TM7SF2, with the protein MKLGKRERRSAEREFGGTLGATCIPVFLPLTVLYLLSVCQSPRASVLQWPPPLPHTSHLWHPWVPAIIGGWIALQIFLYMLPVGKISQGLVLRDGSRLKYPINGFQALCVTGLLLVLCLWLGMPLGHLFELMVPLAVCAIVVAYLLSLYLYIRSFWASPHALALGGNTGNPLYDFFMGRELNPRIGSFDLKYFCELRPGLIGWVVLNLAMLMKEVELRDSPSLPMLLVNVFQLLYVTDALWNEEAVLTTMDIVHDGFGFMLAFGDLAWVPFTYSLQAAFLVVHPHTLSPLTALGIIILNGVGYYIFRRSNSQKNQFRRDPTHKSVAHLETIATATGKRLLVSGWWGFVRHPNYLGDILMALAWSLPCGVSHILPYFYVIYFTILLIHREDRDERQCRAKYGVAWDTYCRRVPYRIIPYLY; encoded by the exons ATGAAGCTGGGCAAGCGCGAGAGGCGTTCTGCTGAAAGGGAATTTGGAGGAACTTTGG GAGCCACGTGCATTCCTGTCTTCCTGCCTCTGACTGTTTTGTAcctcctgagtgtgtgtcagtCCCCGAGGGCCAGTGTGCTGCAGTggcccccccctctcccccacacctctcACCTCTGGCACCCGTGGGTTCCTGCCATTATTGGCGGCTGGATTGCACTCCAGATTTTCCTCTACATGCTGCCAGTGGGCAAG ATTTCCCAGGGGTTAGTTCTCAGAGATGGGTCCAGACTGAAGTATCCAATCAATG GCTTCCAGGCCCTGTGTGTGACCGGCCTGCTGCTGGTCCTGTGTCTGTGGTTGGGGATGCCACTGGGACACCTGTTTGAGCTGATGGTGCCTCTTGCAGTGTGTGCCATTGTGGTGGCATATCTTCTATCACTCTACCTGTACATCCGTTCCTTCTGGGCCTCTCCCCACGCTCTGGCGCTCGGAGGGAACACAG GTAATCCCCTATATGATTTCTTTATGGGACGGGAACTTAATCCTCGCATCGGGTCCTTTGACCTTAAATACTTCTGTGAGTTGAGACCAGGCTTAATTGGCTGG GTGGTGTTGAATCTGGCCATGCTGATGAAGGAGGTGGAGCTTAGAGACTCTCCATCTCTGCCAATGCTGCTAGTGAATGTCTTCCAGCTGCTCTATGTCACTGACGCTCTGTGGAATGAG GAGGCCGTTTTGACCACCATGGACATTGTGCATGATGGGTTCGGGTTTATGCTGGCGTTTGGGGATCTGGCATGGGTGCCTTTCACATACAGTCTCCAGGCTGCGTTTCTAGTtgtgcatccacacacactgagccCTCTTACCGCACTGGGAATTATCATTCTAAACG GAGTTGGTTATTACATATTCCGTAGGAGTAATTCTCAGAAGAACCAGTTTAGGAGAGATCCGACACACAAAAGTGTTGCAC ACTTGGAAACTATTGCCACAGCAACAGGAAAGCGGCTGTTAGTGTCAGGCTGGTGGGGCTTCGTGAGACATCCAAACTACCTGGGGGACATCCTGATGGCATTGGCATGGTCTCTGCCTTGCG gggTTTCACACATTTTGCCTTATTTCtatgttatttattttactattcTGCTCATCCATCGAGAGGACCGTGATGAACGGCAATGCAGAGCAAAGTACGGAGTGGCGTGGGACACATACTGCAGACGTGTCCCCTACCGGATCATTCCCTACCTGTACTGA
- the znhit2 gene encoding zinc finger HIT domain-containing protein 2 isoform X1, which yields MDRVVRRRIPECVRTLLMDIAPQEVQQSDWIDPEPEPTTKDGISLPTRGVSDTLITPASEKDSRSGSVESSVKACGLCLSKPSCYTCPRCNMPYCGLSCYRSPSHSACSEEFYKECVSQELKYQGVSEKEGRTKMQDILLRLRRSADGGGMDSELKDLLEESGGQATGQDVQVLELLSRLAEIQASGEEQSEEINEILHRLQQIEEGLGPGEDEEEDLALKLSRLNIDSLSEDELWSLLPSKHKEKFEELIKGGVIGELVPLWSPWWERHTRDTKALIEELQSEEHHDQENMMQTMTCENMEAGEEIQNEKSVMQQTQTTEAQTRGKVGLQKQKEPSQMNKRNENGSRPTAPPISAKIPPLQTLSANPSPLVQFSLINTLYGYTFSLCLFNGDISEPEQMQEFCRAVLVVSEGLGSGRVFNSLPEALEAGVMTVAAGAYADREDPDAATRAVGAVAHILTGESREDPTGYTLAALSHLQEALGRAKALVPKEEKEWRRKCFMSVKKCTFLQSWVKENSVVLRSLAGYTWAEYCRRSEERVTVEKEKREMGGRKMLIEEIK from the coding sequence ATGGACCGCGTGGTTAGACGAAGGATTCCTGAGTGTGTGCGGACATTACTGATGGACATTGCACCACAGGAAGTCCAACAGAGTGACTGGATAGACCCTGAACCCGAACCCACCACAAAAGATGGAATATCACTTCCTACAAGAGGTGTTTCTGATACTTTAATTACTCCAGCTAGTGAGAAAGACAGCAGAAGTGGATCTGTAGAATCATCTGTCAAAGCATGTGGCCTTTGCTTATCTAAACCCTCATGCTATACTTGTCCTAGATGCAACATGCCCTACTGTGGACTGAGCTGCTATCGAAGTCCATCTCACTCTGCATGTTCAGAGGAGTTCTATAAGGAATGTGTGTCTCAGGAGCTGAAATATCAGggtgtgtcagaaaaggagggCAGGACCAAGATGCAGGACATTTTGCTGAGGCTGAGACGGAGTGCTGACGGAGGAGGGATGGACAGTGAGCTGAAAGACCTGCTTGAGGAAAGTGGGGGACAGGCTACAGGACAGGATGTCCAGGTGTTGGAACTGTTGTCCAGATTGGCTGAAATTCAAGCAAGCGGAGAGGAACAAAGTGAAGAGATAAATGAGATCCTGCATAGACTCCAACAGATCGAAGAAGGTCTCGGCCCtggagaagatgaggaagaagaTCTAGCACTGAAGCTGTCAAGACTGAATATTGACTCTCTAAGTGAAGATGAACTGTGGTCTCTGTTGCCGTCTAAGCACAAGGAGAAGTTTGAGGAGCTCATTAAGGGAGGAGTCATTGGAGAGCTGGTACCACTGTGGAGCCCATGGTGGGAAAGGCATACACGAGATACTAAAGCACTAATTGAGGAATTGCAGTCAGAAGAACATCATGATCAAGAAAACATGATGCAGACCATGACTTGTGAAAATATGGAAGCTGGTGAAGAAATACAGAATGAAAAAAGTGTAATGCAGCAAACACAAACCACTGAAGCTCAGACAAGAGGAAAAGTAGGACTTCAAAAACAGAAGGAACCATCACAAATGAACAAGAGAAATGAAAATGGGTCCAGACCTACTGCGCCACCCATCAGTGCCAAGATCCCTCCACTTCAGACACTCTCTGCAAACCCATCCCCTTTAGTACAGTTTAGCCTCATCAACACGCTGTATGGATATaccttctctctgtgtctctttaaTGGGGACATCTCAGAACCCGAGCAGATGCAGGAGTTCTGCCGCGCTGTGTTAGTCGTCTCTGAGGGTCTGGGCTCTGGAAGAGTTTTTAACTCTCTCCCAGAGGCCCTGGAAGCTGGGGTTATGACTGTCGCAGCAGGTGCATACGCTGACCGAGAAGACCCTGATGCAGCCACCAGGGCTGTGGGAGCTGTGGCACATATCCTTActggagagagcagagaggatCCTACAGGCTACACCCTGGCTGCCTTGTCTCACTTACAGGAAGCTCTTGGAAGAGCCAAAGCTttggttcctaaagaagagaaagaatggAGACGGAAGTGTTTCATGTCAGTAAAGAAGTGCACGTTTCTTCAGTCCTGGGTAAAGGAAAACTCAGTTGTTCTGAGGAGCTTGGCAGGCTATACATGGGCAGAATACTGCAGGAGAAGTGAAGAAAGGGTCACAgtagagaaagaaaagagagaaatggGGGGGAGAAAAATGTTGATAGAGGAGATTAAGTAA
- the znhit2 gene encoding zinc finger HIT domain-containing protein 2 isoform X2, with the protein MPYCGLSCYRSPSHSACSEEFYKECVSQELKYQGVSEKEGRTKMQDILLRLRRSADGGGMDSELKDLLEESGGQATGQDVQVLELLSRLAEIQASGEEQSEEINEILHRLQQIEEGLGPGEDEEEDLALKLSRLNIDSLSEDELWSLLPSKHKEKFEELIKGGVIGELVPLWSPWWERHTRDTKALIEELQSEEHHDQENMMQTMTCENMEAGEEIQNEKSVMQQTQTTEAQTRGKVGLQKQKEPSQMNKRNENGSRPTAPPISAKIPPLQTLSANPSPLVQFSLINTLYGYTFSLCLFNGDISEPEQMQEFCRAVLVVSEGLGSGRVFNSLPEALEAGVMTVAAGAYADREDPDAATRAVGAVAHILTGESREDPTGYTLAALSHLQEALGRAKALVPKEEKEWRRKCFMSVKKCTFLQSWVKENSVVLRSLAGYTWAEYCRRSEERVTVEKEKREMGGRKMLIEEIK; encoded by the coding sequence ATGCCCTACTGTGGACTGAGCTGCTATCGAAGTCCATCTCACTCTGCATGTTCAGAGGAGTTCTATAAGGAATGTGTGTCTCAGGAGCTGAAATATCAGggtgtgtcagaaaaggagggCAGGACCAAGATGCAGGACATTTTGCTGAGGCTGAGACGGAGTGCTGACGGAGGAGGGATGGACAGTGAGCTGAAAGACCTGCTTGAGGAAAGTGGGGGACAGGCTACAGGACAGGATGTCCAGGTGTTGGAACTGTTGTCCAGATTGGCTGAAATTCAAGCAAGCGGAGAGGAACAAAGTGAAGAGATAAATGAGATCCTGCATAGACTCCAACAGATCGAAGAAGGTCTCGGCCCtggagaagatgaggaagaagaTCTAGCACTGAAGCTGTCAAGACTGAATATTGACTCTCTAAGTGAAGATGAACTGTGGTCTCTGTTGCCGTCTAAGCACAAGGAGAAGTTTGAGGAGCTCATTAAGGGAGGAGTCATTGGAGAGCTGGTACCACTGTGGAGCCCATGGTGGGAAAGGCATACACGAGATACTAAAGCACTAATTGAGGAATTGCAGTCAGAAGAACATCATGATCAAGAAAACATGATGCAGACCATGACTTGTGAAAATATGGAAGCTGGTGAAGAAATACAGAATGAAAAAAGTGTAATGCAGCAAACACAAACCACTGAAGCTCAGACAAGAGGAAAAGTAGGACTTCAAAAACAGAAGGAACCATCACAAATGAACAAGAGAAATGAAAATGGGTCCAGACCTACTGCGCCACCCATCAGTGCCAAGATCCCTCCACTTCAGACACTCTCTGCAAACCCATCCCCTTTAGTACAGTTTAGCCTCATCAACACGCTGTATGGATATaccttctctctgtgtctctttaaTGGGGACATCTCAGAACCCGAGCAGATGCAGGAGTTCTGCCGCGCTGTGTTAGTCGTCTCTGAGGGTCTGGGCTCTGGAAGAGTTTTTAACTCTCTCCCAGAGGCCCTGGAAGCTGGGGTTATGACTGTCGCAGCAGGTGCATACGCTGACCGAGAAGACCCTGATGCAGCCACCAGGGCTGTGGGAGCTGTGGCACATATCCTTActggagagagcagagaggatCCTACAGGCTACACCCTGGCTGCCTTGTCTCACTTACAGGAAGCTCTTGGAAGAGCCAAAGCTttggttcctaaagaagagaaagaatggAGACGGAAGTGTTTCATGTCAGTAAAGAAGTGCACGTTTCTTCAGTCCTGGGTAAAGGAAAACTCAGTTGTTCTGAGGAGCTTGGCAGGCTATACATGGGCAGAATACTGCAGGAGAAGTGAAGAAAGGGTCACAgtagagaaagaaaagagagaaatggGGGGGAGAAAAATGTTGATAGAGGAGATTAAGTAA
- the mrpl49 gene encoding large ribosomal subunit protein mL49 encodes MAASTRNMLTGIRSVWVSHRVVNVSRRISTIGTCLRAENSTAGERPAIVESSEEYRFVERLIPPTRVPTPSKHDHAAPSGWIPPPETPPSLPYMIRRSRMHNVPVYSDIKHGNQMITLLRKVEGDIWALDKDVKEHLQKLTGKEPPTQVNEITGTIRIKGQFDKELKEWLLKQGF; translated from the exons atgGCCGCGTCCACCAGAAACATGTTAACAGGCATCCGCAGTGTGTGGGTTTCCCACAGAGTTGTCAATGTATCTAGACGTATATCCACCATTGGAACATGTTTACGA GCAGAGAACAGCACAGCTGGAGAAAGACCAGCGATAGTGGAGTCTAGCGAGGAGTACAGGTTTGTAGAGAGGTTGATTCCTCCAACACGCGTACCCACTCCATCTAAACATGACCACGCTGCCCCGTCAGGATGGATCCCACCACCGG AGACTCCTCCTTCCCTTCCATACATGATCCGGCGGTCCAGAATGCACAACGTCCCTGTTTATTCCGACATCAAGCACGGCAACCAAATGATCACCCTTCTCCGCAAGGTGGAAGGAGACATTTGG GCCTTGGATAAGGATGTAAAGGAGCATCTGCAGAAACTCACAGGCAAAGAGCCACCAACTCAAGTTAATGAAATTACTGGGACCATTCGCATTAAAGGCCAGTTTGACAAGGAGCTGAAAGAGTGGTTACTGAAACAAGGTTTCTAA
- the uqcc3 gene encoding ubiquinol-cytochrome-c reductase complex assembly factor 3, with translation MSRLRIIISSVGMVAALASGFGLWSMISPEDEKNRNELLKQMPESNVVRMDENRKKNALMLQILKEAAETNENIARRVGGQK, from the exons ATGAGCCGTTTACGGATCATCATTTCCTCTGTGGGAATGGTGGCAGCGCTTGCCAGTGGGTTTGGATTGTGGTCAATGATTTCACCTGAAGAcgaaaaaaacagaaatgaacTACTTAAG CAAATGCCCGAGTCCAACGTGGTTCGGATGGACGAGAACAGGAAGAAGAACGCGCTCATGCTGCAGATCCTGAAGGAGGCTGCGGAGACCAACGAGAATATTGCACGACGTGTAGGGGGACAGAAATAG
- the cnih2 gene encoding protein cornichon homolog 2 translates to MAFTFAAFCYMLTLVLCAALIFFVIWQIIAFDELRTDFKNPIDQSNPTRARERILNIERICNLLRRLVVPEYSIHGLFCLMFMCAGEWVTLGLNIPLLFYHLWRFFHRPADGSEVMYDPVSVMNADILNYCQKESWCKLGFYLLSFFYYLYSMVYALVSF, encoded by the exons ATGGCCTTCACCTTTGCGGCCTTCTGCTACATGCTAACGCTCGTGCTGTGTGCCGCTCTCATCTTCTTCGTCATCTGGCAG ATCATTGCGTTCGATGAGCTGCGCACAGATTTCAAGAACCCCATTGACCAGAGCAACCCGACCAGAGCG AGGGAACGAATACTGAACATTGAGAGGATCTGCAATCTTCTCAGGAGG CTGGTGGTTCCGGAATATTCCATCCACGGCCTGTTCTGTCTGATGTTCATGTGCGCGGGGGAGTGGGTCACATTGGGCCTCAACATCCCTCTGCTCTTCTACCATCTCTGGAG GTTCTTTCACCGGCCGGCAGacgggtcagaggtcatgtaCGACCCCGTCAGCGTCATGAACGCAGACATTCTGAATTACTGCCAGAAAGAGTCTTGGTGCAAACTCGGATTCTaccttctctccttcttctACTACCTGTACAG TATGGTGTATGCTTTGGTAAGCTTCTAA
- the wdr74 gene encoding WD repeat-containing protein 74 — MAAKSQLCSVWVGSETGILKGVSLSKKQAFNFCEMSCLSRDQEVCTMTWGDSQETEVLVGCLNGSVKTFSIEKGIFTESRECGDVSQGRFTGLAVTDSSLITCVESGLLKVWSEGSSNTVEINVGAEVCKMRQNPSQRHHVATGGKENPLKVWDLQRPDKPIFTAKNVANDWLGLRVPVWVKDVAFIQDSSKIVTCTGHHQVRVYDPSSPQRRPVLEAQFSEYPLTALSLPADQASVVVGNTHGQLAILDLRKGLVRGCLKGLAGAVRGLQCHPSLPLLASCGLDRFLRVHSLKDRTLLHKVYLKSRLNCVLLSSKDLELCGSDTAGEVEEVKAEGENEEDEVWDSMEMVKEQPGKRVTSEEPSEAAGKTAKKKRKVVKQ; from the exons ATGGCTGCCAAAAGTCAACTTTGTTCAGTATGGGTTGGATCAGAAACGGGAATACTGAAAG GTGTGAGTCTCAGCAAGAAGCAGGCGTTTAATTTCTGCGAAATGAGCTGTCTGAGTCGGGACCAGGAGGTGTGCACCATGACATGGGGAGACTCGCAGGAGACTGAG GTGCTGGTTGGCTGCTTAAATGGCAGCGTAAAGACTTTCAGCATAGAGAAGGGCATCTTCACGGAGAGCCGGGAGTGTGGAGATGTCTCACAGGGCCGCTTCACGGGCCTCGCTGTCACAGACAG TTCTTTAATCACATGTGTGGAGTCTGGACTGCTTAAGGTGTGGAGTGAAGGCAGCAGTAATACA GTTGAAATCAATGTTGGTGCTGAAGTATGTAAAATGCGACAAAATCCATCACAGCGCCATCATGTGGCGACAGGAGGGAAGGAGAACCCTCTGAAAGTGTGGGACCTGCAGAGACCTGACAAGCCCATATTCACAGCAAAGAAT GTGGCTAATGATTGGCTGGGTTTGCGTGTGCCAGTGTGGGTGAAAGATGTGGCATTCATCCAAGATTCCAGCAAGATAGTCACATGCACAGGACATCATCAG GTACGGGTGTATGACCCATCGTCTCCTCAGAGACGGCCCGTTCTGGAGGCCCAGTTTAGCGAGTATCCGCTCACAGCACTGTCACTGCCGGCTGACCAGGCCAGCGTGGTGGTGGGAAACACACATGGACAGCTGGCCATCCTGGACCTGCGTAAAG gactggtGCGTGGGTGTTTAAAGGGGCTGGCAGGGGCGGTGCGGGGGCTTCAGTGTCACCCCTCTTTACCACTTCTCGCGTCCTGTGGGTTGGATCGCTTTCTTAGAGTTCACAGCCTGAAGGACCGCACCTTACTGCACAAG gtgtatctgaaatcacgaCTTAACTGTGTTCTGCTCTCCAGTAAAGATCTTGAA CTGTGTGGATCAGATACAGCTGGAGAGGTAGAGGAGGTAAAAGCTGAGGGTGAGAATGAGGAGGATGAAGTTTGGGATTCCATGGAGATGGTCAAAGAGCAGCCGGGTAAGAGGGTGACGTCTGAGGAACCGTCTGAGGCTGCTGGGAAAACTGCCAAGAAGAAGAGGAAAGTGGTGAAGCAGTGA